The proteins below come from a single Thermococcus sp. genomic window:
- a CDS encoding DNA double-strand break repair nuclease NurA has protein sequence MAVNNESPLDFLPEAMVDDMISQYSTTVFPAVDSYLKHLQKLKGKMRHALEQKELLKSSGDILEYRGIDPTVCGVDGAYAISRQIAVDVVGIAAVAVEGLPPYEKRLWKQPHHISKIVPVEHKADTPTIAGGLMFSYELELASNAPHNVVLIDGSLTTHLIKIGMTFSKLDSEEVPISLNDEFKRRAEQTLRNYLKVITSPKGDQVFAGVPKYSSRDEIITFLSSEHEELFKDIQGKYNDKALLSVIMKSEEIVGPIPLVKRQEEGKWHISGKGKIKEIVGANIAEEYYRKIISALDNLYVVYYKPSSSQPALRVEIPKSVARNPARLAMAIKALQDQAKFPGIIEPYPLYLADLFVKHLGGALSQVKDIVLSDLAVMEDVDPISVLLSMHEYRSVGGYD, from the coding sequence ATGGCGGTAAATAATGAGAGTCCCTTAGATTTCCTTCCCGAAGCTATGGTTGATGATATGATTAGTCAATATAGCACTACAGTTTTTCCAGCAGTAGACTCGTATTTGAAACATCTTCAGAAATTAAAAGGAAAGATGAGGCACGCTCTTGAACAGAAAGAGTTACTAAAGAGCAGTGGGGACATTTTGGAGTATAGAGGAATTGATCCTACTGTATGTGGAGTTGACGGAGCATACGCTATTAGCCGGCAGATTGCTGTAGACGTTGTAGGCATTGCAGCAGTTGCTGTGGAAGGTCTTCCCCCATACGAAAAAAGATTATGGAAGCAACCACATCATATTTCAAAGATAGTTCCTGTGGAACACAAAGCAGACACTCCTACTATTGCGGGAGGATTGATGTTCTCTTATGAATTGGAACTCGCATCCAACGCTCCGCACAATGTTGTTTTAATTGATGGTTCACTTACTACACATCTAATTAAAATTGGCATGACATTCTCAAAACTCGATAGCGAGGAGGTTCCTATCTCGTTAAACGATGAATTCAAAAGACGAGCAGAACAAACTCTGAGAAATTATCTCAAAGTAATCACCTCTCCTAAGGGAGATCAAGTGTTTGCAGGAGTACCTAAATACAGTAGTCGTGACGAAATTATAACTTTCCTTTCCAGTGAACACGAAGAATTATTTAAAGACATCCAAGGAAAGTACAATGATAAAGCCCTTCTTTCAGTTATAATGAAGTCCGAAGAAATTGTTGGTCCTATCCCCCTTGTAAAACGACAGGAAGAGGGTAAATGGCACATTAGTGGGAAAGGGAAAATTAAAGAGATAGTTGGTGCAAATATTGCTGAAGAGTATTATCGCAAGATTATCTCGGCACTAGACAACTTGTATGTGGTATACTATAAACCCTCTTCTTCCCAACCTGCGCTTAGGGTTGAAATACCTAAATCCGTGGCTAGAAATCCTGCAAGATTAGCCATGGCAATCAAGGCATTACAAGATCAGGCAAAGTTTCCGGGAATTATAGAACCATACCCTCTCTACCTTGCAGATTTGTTTGTTAAACATTTGGGTGGAGCTTTATCTCAAGTGAAAGATATTGTTCTCTCTGATCTCGCAGTTATGGAAGATGTTGATCCGATAAGTGTCCTTCTCTCAATGCATGAATATCGGAGTGTGGGTGGTTATGACTGA
- a CDS encoding ATP-binding protein, with amino-acid sequence MTEGIRVKIEEGIASSERIGIVVSPSTNLTLNVELLETAYDKGIVGYPCLVSFLQDNLQTYAIGQITSIQLRNPHIERHPIKKIISVRGEANPLTAKQDTRQIEIGISAVYSINDDELVIPSRMASVPPTGTPVYLLTQTVLDSLMEPHKSEVFYIGRIYNTNILLPMIFKHFGKSEDGRGLGEAYHIGIFGKTGSGKSYLARMVIVAYARHPEMSIVVLDPQGEFSREISNNGILKKVLQEKLGRNIYLHSITGISLTNSETLKKMLVLSGFLDKMGVRATENQEIAADLIVSFLLNPTKWRHGRYQRTLPEFRERRIPSLDVAYLKDVFDQVMEFVQRDDIIRRIYVGESYQERVRTAIETRYDELYQEWKKIALLFSKESGRVSIDELIQKTLEEKAIVFIDLSEQGAEDIFWNEKVQALILNDIISELQHQGNMQFKQGKHINTLVVVDEAHRFAPREKQEDEEMEALRMNFVDAVRTTRKYGLGWMFISQTIASLHPELINQMRVYFFGYGLSWGSELRTLKELVGGGMGNNYLALYQAFKDPQSSAVLGEREYPFMVFGPVSPLSVSGSPLFITALDYTREFLEVNNLNTHT; translated from the coding sequence ATGACTGAGGGGATAAGAGTAAAAATTGAAGAGGGTATTGCTTCCTCTGAGCGAATTGGGATAGTAGTGTCTCCTTCCACCAATTTGACACTGAACGTGGAACTATTAGAGACTGCATATGATAAAGGAATTGTTGGGTATCCTTGTTTGGTATCCTTTCTTCAGGATAATCTGCAGACGTATGCCATAGGGCAGATAACCTCAATACAGCTTAGAAATCCCCACATAGAGAGACATCCAATTAAAAAGATTATAAGCGTAAGAGGTGAAGCTAATCCTCTAACAGCCAAACAGGATACAAGGCAAATAGAAATTGGGATAAGTGCTGTATATTCCATTAATGATGACGAGTTAGTAATTCCCAGTAGGATGGCTTCAGTCCCTCCTACTGGCACTCCAGTATATCTTCTAACTCAAACAGTATTGGACTCGCTTATGGAACCCCACAAGAGCGAGGTCTTCTATATCGGGAGGATATATAATACCAATATCCTGCTTCCAATGATTTTCAAGCACTTTGGGAAGAGTGAGGATGGTAGAGGATTAGGCGAGGCGTATCATATCGGGATCTTTGGTAAAACTGGTTCTGGAAAATCATATCTTGCCCGCATGGTGATTGTTGCATACGCTAGACATCCAGAAATGTCTATTGTAGTCCTTGACCCACAAGGAGAATTTTCGCGGGAAATATCCAATAACGGGATTCTAAAGAAAGTTCTTCAAGAGAAACTGGGAAGAAACATATACCTACATTCAATAACGGGGATCTCACTGACCAACTCAGAAACCCTTAAGAAAATGCTGGTTCTATCTGGATTTCTTGATAAAATGGGTGTAAGAGCTACAGAAAACCAAGAAATCGCTGCTGATCTAATTGTGAGTTTTCTGTTGAATCCTACAAAATGGAGGCATGGAAGATACCAAAGAACACTTCCAGAGTTCCGAGAAAGAAGGATCCCCTCGTTGGATGTTGCATATCTTAAAGACGTCTTTGATCAAGTCATGGAGTTTGTTCAGAGAGACGACATAATCCGTAGAATCTATGTCGGGGAGTCATATCAAGAGCGTGTTAGGACAGCCATTGAGACCAGATATGATGAACTATACCAAGAATGGAAAAAGATAGCATTACTATTTTCAAAAGAATCAGGTAGGGTTTCCATTGATGAATTGATACAAAAGACTCTCGAAGAAAAGGCAATTGTATTTATTGATCTTTCCGAACAAGGTGCAGAGGACATCTTTTGGAATGAGAAAGTCCAAGCTCTAATATTGAATGATATTATCTCTGAATTACAACACCAAGGTAATATGCAATTCAAGCAGGGCAAGCATATCAACACGTTGGTAGTTGTAGATGAGGCCCATAGATTTGCACCTAGGGAAAAGCAGGAAGATGAAGAAATGGAAGCATTAAGAATGAATTTTGTTGATGCAGTTAGAACAACAAGAAAATATGGTCTTGGATGGATGTTTATAAGTCAAACTATAGCAAGTTTGCACCCAGAACTCATAAATCAAATGAGAGTGTATTTCTTTGGATATGGGTTATCTTGGGGCTCTGAGTTAAGAACTCTCAAAGAGCTGGTTGGTGGAGGGATGGGCAATAATTACCTCGCATTATATCAGGCATTTAAAGATCCACAGAGCTCAGCGGTTTTAGGCGAAAGAGAGTACCCATTTATGGTCTTTGGCCCAGTATCTCCACTTTCGGTCTCAGGATCCCCACTTTTCATAACTGCTTTAGACTATACTAGGGAGTTCCTAGAAGTAAATAATTTAAACACACACACTTAG
- a CDS encoding Druantia anti-phage system protein DruA → MNTEDIEVVRQRLLQYFQDIGFSVNPHLKPSKSSKEFLRALHSKRRLEQLQANRKFLEHNFPLIREYYKEVEISIEDIKLELRFVDASKQDDNYILFKWWNLVWWSLPYERSIGRKISYLVFDKYHNLPFGLVVLQSPVMYCRARDEYLGITKEKRDYWINQSLYGQRVGALPPYNRIFGGKLVSMSLVSAEIREEYHRKYHGRKTLKQKRVLPSNLLFTYTLSAYGRSKIYEDLYFKGEPLSVFAGYSRGAGTFHISDSMYQELLRLLGENVKKSVFVSPSRKMKLLAKAFRIIGLPGFEYHNIKRGVYIFPHVYNLREIISSNEAPRWKSIKFKELYQEWMENYLSPKIKTHVIKDNLNDILKRADYPFM, encoded by the coding sequence ATGAATACTGAAGACATCGAAGTCGTTAGACAACGGCTATTACAATACTTTCAAGACATAGGATTCTCAGTAAATCCCCATCTAAAACCCTCAAAAAGCTCAAAGGAATTCTTAAGAGCATTACATAGTAAAAGGCGATTAGAACAACTTCAAGCAAATAGAAAGTTCTTAGAACATAACTTTCCTCTAATTAGGGAGTATTATAAAGAAGTCGAGATCAGCATTGAGGATATTAAATTAGAACTGCGCTTTGTGGATGCAAGTAAGCAAGATGATAACTACATTTTGTTCAAGTGGTGGAATTTAGTGTGGTGGAGTCTTCCATATGAGAGATCTATTGGACGAAAGATTAGCTACTTAGTATTCGATAAATATCATAACTTGCCTTTTGGATTAGTTGTTCTACAAAGTCCAGTCATGTATTGTCGGGCTAGAGATGAGTATCTTGGGATAACAAAGGAAAAAAGGGATTACTGGATTAATCAATCACTATATGGTCAAAGAGTAGGTGCTCTACCCCCCTATAATCGAATATTCGGTGGGAAGCTAGTCTCAATGTCTCTTGTTTCGGCAGAGATACGAGAGGAATACCACAGAAAGTACCATGGGAGAAAAACATTAAAACAAAAACGTGTGCTGCCATCGAATCTTCTTTTCACATATACACTCAGTGCTTACGGCCGTAGTAAGATTTATGAGGACTTGTACTTCAAGGGGGAGCCTCTCAGCGTTTTTGCAGGGTATAGCAGGGGAGCTGGAACTTTTCATATTAGTGATAGTATGTACCAAGAATTACTTCGCTTACTGGGAGAAAACGTAAAAAAATCAGTTTTTGTTAGTCCCTCTCGTAAAATGAAGTTGCTGGCGAAGGCGTTTAGGATAATCGGATTACCCGGTTTTGAATATCATAACATCAAAAGAGGGGTCTATATCTTTCCTCATGTATATAACCTGAGGGAGATTATCTCCAGTAATGAAGCACCAAGATGGAAGTCTATTAAATTCAAGGAATTGTATCAGGAATGGATGGAGAATTACTTGTCACCCAAAATAAAGACCCATGTGATAAAAGACAATCTAAATGACATTCTCAAACGTGCAGATTATCCATTCATGTAA